In one Rutidosis leptorrhynchoides isolate AG116_Rl617_1_P2 chromosome 8, CSIRO_AGI_Rlap_v1, whole genome shotgun sequence genomic region, the following are encoded:
- the LOC139861197 gene encoding subtilisin-like protease SBT1.6, with protein sequence MALLFFFPIFFFLISSQAITPPPDPTVKTYILRVDSSSKPSVFPTHYHWYTSEFTDSTKILHVYDTVFKGFSASLTPPQADLIKQHPSVLTVFEDRKRNLHTTRSPQFVGLRNQRGLWSESDYGSDVIIGVFDTGIWPERRSFSDLNLAPVPKRWKGVCQTGVKFTARNCNRKIIGARYFSKGHEAAGGIGFGGGVINDTVEFKSARDADGHGTHTASTAAGRYVYKASMAGYASGIAKGVAPKARLAVYKVCWKNSGCFDSDILAAFDAAVNDGVDVISISIGGGDGISSPYYIDPIAIGAYGAVSRGVFVSSSAGNDGPNGMSVTNLAPWITTVGAGTIDRNFPAEVMLGDGRKLAGVSLYSGPAISGKKYPLVYPGKSGVLSTSLCMDNALDPELVRGKIVICDRGSSPRVAKGLVVKKAGGVGMILSNGVSNGEGLVGDAHLIPACSVGSDEGDAIKAYAAANGSSNRATATITFGGTVLGIKPAPVVASFSGRGPNGMNPEILKPDLIAPGVNILAAWTDAVGPTGLDSDGRKVEFNILSGTSMSCPHVSGAAALLKSAHPDWSPAAIKSALMTTASTVNKQLGPMTDESTGNATTPYDFGAGHLNLDLAMDPGLVYDLTNEDYVSFLCSIGYGAKTIQVITRTPASCPVRRKPVPENLNYPSIAAMFSTGKKAVLRKTLFRRVRNVGDVNSVYNVKVEAPKGVTVSVKPAKLVFSDKVRELSYYVTVKIDGPDVVMGDSGALFGSLLWVDGKHVVRSPLVVTQLDPL encoded by the coding sequence ATGGCTTTACTCTTTTTCTTCCCAATCTTCTTTTTTCTCATCTCCAGCCAAGCAATTACACCACCACCAGATCCAACGGTCAAAACTTACATTCTCCGAGTTGACTCCTCATCCAAACCCTCCGTTTTCCCTACTCACTACCACTGGTACACCTCCGAATTCACCGACTCAACTAAAATCCTTCACGTTTACGACACCGTTTTCAAAGGCTTCTCAGCTTCTTTAACTCCTCCTCAAGCTGACCTCATCAAACAACATCCCTCTGTTCTAACCGTTTTTGAAGACCGTAAACGCAACCTTCACACAACTCGTTCGCCACAATTTGTAGGTTTACGAAATCAACGAGGCTTATGGTCGGAATCCGACTACGGCTCCGACGTTATAATCGGCGTTTTTGATACCGGAATTTGGCCGGAGAGACGGAGTTTCTCCGATCTGAATCTCGCTCCGGTTCCCAAGCGGTGGAAAGGCGTTTGTCAAACAGGTGTTAAATTCACTGCTAGAAACTGTAACCGGAAAATCATTGGAGCTAGATATTTCTCCAAAGGACACGAGGCCGCCGGCGGAATTGGATTCGGTGGCGGCGTCATTAACGATACCGTTGAGTTTAAGTCCGCACGTGACGCTGATGGACACGGTACGCATACGGCCTCAACCGCTGCAGGCAGGTATGTTTATAAAGCTTCAATGGCAGGCTATGCAAGTGGTATAGCTAAAGGTGTTGCACCTAAAGCTAGATTAGCTGTTTATAAAGTTTGTTGGAAAAATTCCGGTTGTTTCGACTCTGATATTTTGGCGGCATTTGACGCCGCCGTAAATGACGGTGTCGATGTTATTTCGATTTCAATTGGAGGCGGTGATGGAATTTCGTCACCATATTATATTGATCCAATTGCAATTGGTGCGTACGGTGCCGTTTCGCGAGGTGTGTTCGTCTCGTCATCTGCCGGAAACGACGGACCGAACGGAATGTCGGTGACGAACCTGGCGCCGTGGATTACAACCGTTGGTGCGGGGACGATTGATCGGAATTTTCCGGCAGAGGTTATGTTAGGAGACGGTAGGAAGCTTGCTGGTGTATCGTTATACAGTGGACCTGCAATTAGTGGAAAAAAGTATCCGTTGGTTTATCCAGGTAAATCTGGTGTTCTATCTACTTCGTTGTGTATGGATAATGCATTGGATCCTGAGTTGGTTAGGGGTAAAATTGTAATTTGTGACAGAGGTAGTAGTCCTAGAGTTGCTAAGGGTTTAGTTGTGAAGAAAGCTGGTGGTGTTGGAATGATACTATCAAACGGGGTTTCGAACGGTGAAGGGCTCGTTGGTGATGCACATCTTATACCTGCGTGTTCGGTTGGTTCGGATGAGGGTGATGCAATTAAAGCCTATGCGGCGGCTAATGGCAGTAGTAACCGTGCTACCGCCACTATTACTTTTGGTGGAACTGTGCTTGGGATTAAACCTGCGCCGGTTGTGGCGTCGTTTTCTGGTAGAGGACCAAATGGGATGAACCCGGAGATTTTAAAACCGGATTTAATTGCTCCGGGAGTTAACATTTTAGCTGCTTGGACTGACGCCGTCGGTCCTACGGGTTTGGATTCGGATGGTCGTAAAGTGGAGTTCAATATACTTTCAGGTACTTCGATGTCGTGTCCTCATGTTAGTGGTGCAGCGGCGTTGTTGAAATCCGCACATCCCGATTGGTCTCCGGCGGCTATTAAGTCAGCGTTAATGACAACCGCGAGTACGGTTAATAAACAGCTTGGACCAATGACGGATGAGTCAACCGGAAATGCAACAACGCCTTATGATTTTGGAGCTGGTCATTTAAACCTTGATCTTGCAATGGATCCTGGGTTGGTGTATGATCTTACAAATGAAGATTACGTTAGCTTTTTGTGTTCGATTGGGTACGGTGCGAAAACAATTCAGGTGATTACTCGAACACCTGCGTCTTGTCCTGTTAGAAGGAAGCCGGTGCCGGAAAACTTGAATTACCCGTCGATTGCTGCTATGTTTTCAACCGGGAAAAAGGCGGTTTTGAGGAAGACTTTGTTTAGGAGAGTGAGAAATGTTGGGGATGTAAATTCGGTTTACAATGTTAAGGTTGAGGCCCCAAAAGGTGTTACTGTTTCGGTAAAACCCGCGAAGTTGGTGTTCTCTGATAAAGTGAGGGAATTGAGTTATTATGTGACGGTGAAGATCGACGGACCAGATGTAGTAATGGGAGATTCAGGTGCGTTATTCGGGTCACTTTTATGGGTTGATGGAAAGCATGTGGTTCGAAGTCCTCTGGTTGTAACACAGTTGGACCCATTGTAG